A genomic region of Eriocheir sinensis breed Jianghai 21 chromosome 42, ASM2467909v1, whole genome shotgun sequence contains the following coding sequences:
- the LOC127010165 gene encoding uncharacterized protein LOC127010165 isoform X2, whose amino-acid sequence MYFYSLNLTGGCWERLNLTGGCWEGLNLTGGCWERLNLTGGCWERLNLTGGCWEGLNLTGGCWERLNLTGGCWEGLNLTGGCWERLNLTGGCWERLKSHWWMLGKVESHWWMLGKVESHWWMLGKVESHWWMLGRVESHWWMLGKVESHWWMLGKVESHWWMLGKVESHWWMLGRVKSHWWMLGKDESHWWMLGKDESHWWMLGKVESHWWMLGKVESHWWMLGKDESHWWKIYVLPLKVVMEENERSFDITKVILSPDQTRQLVLFFFFFSYFDSISLFPFSYISCFIYLYLFSFSFHLTYFLLIVIGSSVQKIAWIDRP is encoded by the exons ATGTATTTCTATTCCTTAAacctcactggtggatgctgggaaaggttgaatctcactggtggatgctgggaagggttgaatctcactggtggatgctgggaaaggttgaatctcactggtggatgctgggaaaggttgaatctcactggtggatgctgggaagggttgaatctcactggtggatgctgggaaaggttgaatctcactggtggatgctgggaagggttgaatctcactggtggatgctgggaaaggttgaatctcactggtggatgctgggaaaggttgaaatctcactggtggatgctgggaaaggttgaatctcactggtggatgctgggaaaggttgaatctcactggtggatgctgggaaaggttgaatctcactggtggatgctgggaagggttgaatctcactggtggatgctgggaaaggttgaatctcactggtggatgctgggaaaggttgaatctcactggtggatgctgggaaaggttgaatctcactggtggatgctgggaagg gttaaatctcactggtggatgctgggaaaagatgaatctcactggtggatgctgggaaaggatgaatctcactggtggatgctgggaaaggttgaatctcactggtggatgctgggaaaggttgaatctcactggtggatgctgggaaaggatgaatctcactggtggaaaATATACGTGTTACCCTTGAAAGTCGTgatggaagaaaacgaaagatctTTTGATATAACTAAAGTAATTTTGAGCCCAGACCAAACCAGACAActtgtactctttttttttttcttttcgtactTTGATTCTATTTCTCTGTTTCCATTCTCttatatttcttgttttatttatttatatttattttccttttcttttcatttaacttattttcttctgATCGTTATAGGAAGTTCAGTGCAGAAAATAGCTTGGATCGATAGGCCTTAG
- the LOC127010165 gene encoding uncharacterized protein LOC127010165 isoform X1: MYFYSLNLTGGCWERLNLTGGCWEGLNLTGGCWERLNLTGGCWERLNLTGGCWEGLNLTGGCWERLNLTGGCWEGLNLTGGCWERLNLTGGCWERLKSHWWMLGKVESHWWMLGKVESHWWMLGKVESHWWMLGRVESHWWMLGKVESHWWMLGKVESHWWMLGKVESHWWMLGRVESHWWMLGKVESHWWMLGKVESHWWMLGKVESHWWMLGKVESHWWMLGKDESHWWKIYVLPLKVVMEENERSFDITKVILSPDQTRQLVLFFFFFSYFDSISLFPFSYISCFIYLYLFSFSFHLTYFLLIVIGSSVQKIAWIDRP; encoded by the exons ATGTATTTCTATTCCTTAAacctcactggtggatgctgggaaaggttgaatctcactggtggatgctgggaagggttgaatctcactggtggatgctgggaaaggttgaatctcactggtggatgctgggaaaggttgaatctcactggtggatgctgggaagggttgaatctcactggtggatgctgggaaaggttgaatctcactggtggatgctgggaagggttgaatctcactggtggatgctgggaaaggttgaatctcactggtggatgctgggaaaggttgaaatctcactggtggatgctgggaaaggttgaatctcactggtggatgctgggaaaggttgaatctcactggtggatgctgggaaaggttgaatctcactggtggatgctgggaagggttgaatctcactggtggatgctgggaaaggttgaatctcactggtggatgctgggaaaggttgaatctcactggtggatgctgggaaaggttgaatctcactggtggatgctgggaagggttgaatctcactggtggatgctgggaaag gttgaatctcactggtggatgctgggaaaggttgaatctcactggtggatgctgggaaag gttgaatctcactggtggatgctgggaaaggttgaatctcactggtggatgctgggaaaggatgaatctcactggtggaaaATATACGTGTTACCCTTGAAAGTCGTgatggaagaaaacgaaagatctTTTGATATAACTAAAGTAATTTTGAGCCCAGACCAAACCAGACAActtgtactctttttttttttcttttcgtactTTGATTCTATTTCTCTGTTTCCATTCTCttatatttcttgttttatttatttatatttattttccttttcttttcatttaacttattttcttctgATCGTTATAGGAAGTTCAGTGCAGAAAATAGCTTGGATCGATAGGCCTTAG
- the LOC127010165 gene encoding uncharacterized protein LOC127010165 isoform X7, with product MYFYSLNLTGGCWERLNLTGGCWEGLNLTGGCWERLNLTGGCWERLNLTGGCWEGLNLTGGCWERLNLTGGCWEGLNLTGGCWERLNLTGGCWERLKSHWWMLGKVESHWWMLGKVESHWWMLGKVESHWWMLGRVESHWWMLGKVESHWWMLGKVESHWWMLGKVESHWWMLGRVESHWWMLGKVESHWWMLGKVESHWWMLGKDESHWWKIYVLPLKVVMEENERSFDITKVILSPDQTRQLVLFFFFFSYFDSISLFPFSYISCFIYLYLFSFSFHLTYFLLIVIGSSVQKIAWIDRP from the exons ATGTATTTCTATTCCTTAAacctcactggtggatgctgggaaaggttgaatctcactggtggatgctgggaagggttgaatctcactggtggatgctgggaaaggttgaatctcactggtggatgctgggaaaggttgaatctcactggtggatgctgggaagggttgaatctcactggtggatgctgggaaaggttgaatctcactggtggatgctgggaagggttgaatctcactggtggatgctgggaaaggttgaatctcactggtggatgctgggaaaggttgaaatctcactggtggatgctgggaaaggttgaatctcactggtggatgctgggaaaggttgaatctcactggtggatgctgggaaaggttgaatctcactggtggatgctgggaagggttgaatctcactggtggatgctgggaaaggttgaatctcactggtggatgctgggaaaggttgaatctcactggtggatgctgggaaaggttgaatctcactggtggatgctgggaagggttgaatctcactggtggatgctgggaaag gttgaatctcactggtggatgctgggaaaggttgaatctcactggtggatgctgggaaaggatgaatctcactggtggaaaATATACGTGTTACCCTTGAAAGTCGTgatggaagaaaacgaaagatctTTTGATATAACTAAAGTAATTTTGAGCCCAGACCAAACCAGACAActtgtactctttttttttttcttttcgtactTTGATTCTATTTCTCTGTTTCCATTCTCttatatttcttgttttatttatttatatttattttccttttcttttcatttaacttattttcttctgATCGTTATAGGAAGTTCAGTGCAGAAAATAGCTTGGATCGATAGGCCTTAG
- the LOC127010165 gene encoding uncharacterized protein LOC127010165 isoform X6 — protein sequence MYFYSLNLTGGCWERLNLTGGCWEGLNLTGGCWERLNLTGGCWERLNLTGGCWEGLNLTGGCWEGLNLTGGCWERLNLTGGCWERLKSHWWMLGKVESHWWMLGKVESHWWMLGKVESHWWMLGRVESHWWMLGKVESHWWMLGKVESHWWMLGKVESHWWMLGRVESHWWMLGKVESHWWMLGKVESHWWMLGKVESHWWMLGKVESHWWMLGKDESHWWKIYVLPLKVVMEENERSFDITKVILSPDQTRQLVLFFFFFSYFDSISLFPFSYISCFIYLYLFSFSFHLTYFLLIVIGSSVQKIAWIDRP from the exons ATGTATTTCTATTCCTTAAacctcactggtggatgctgggaaaggttgaatctcactggtggatgctgggaagggttgaatctcactggtggatgctgggaaaggttgaatctcactggtggatgctgggaaaggttgaatctcactggtggatgctgggaagg gttgaatctcactggtggatgctgggaagggttgaatctcactggtggatgctgggaaaggttgaatctcactggtggatgctgggaaaggttgaaatctcactggtggatgctgggaaaggttgaatctcactggtggatgctgggaaaggttgaatctcactggtggatgctgggaaaggttgaatctcactggtggatgctgggaagggttgaatctcactggtggatgctgggaaaggttgaatctcactggtggatgctgggaaaggttgaatctcactggtggatgctgggaaaggttgaatctcactggtggatgctgggaagggttgaatctcactggtggatgctgggaaag gttgaatctcactggtggatgctgggaaaggttgaatctcactggtggatgctgggaaag gttgaatctcactggtggatgctgggaaaggttgaatctcactggtggatgctgggaaaggatgaatctcactggtggaaaATATACGTGTTACCCTTGAAAGTCGTgatggaagaaaacgaaagatctTTTGATATAACTAAAGTAATTTTGAGCCCAGACCAAACCAGACAActtgtactctttttttttttcttttcgtactTTGATTCTATTTCTCTGTTTCCATTCTCttatatttcttgttttatttatttatatttattttccttttcttttcatttaacttattttcttctgATCGTTATAGGAAGTTCAGTGCAGAAAATAGCTTGGATCGATAGGCCTTAG
- the LOC127010165 gene encoding uncharacterized protein LOC127010165 isoform X9: MYFYSLNLTGGCWERLNLTGGCWEGLNLTGGCWERLNLTGGCWERLNLTGGCWEGLNLTGGCWERLNLTGGCWEGLNLTGGCWERLNLTGGCWERLKSHWWMLGKVESHWWMLGRVESHWWMLGKVESHWWMLGKVESHWWMLGKVESHWWMLGRVESHWWMLGKVESHWWMLGKVESHWWMLGKVESHWWMLGKVESHWWMLGKDESHWWKIYVLPLKVVMEENERSFDITKVILSPDQTRQLVLFFFFFSYFDSISLFPFSYISCFIYLYLFSFSFHLTYFLLIVIGSSVQKIAWIDRP; encoded by the exons ATGTATTTCTATTCCTTAAacctcactggtggatgctgggaaaggttgaatctcactggtggatgctgggaagggttgaatctcactggtggatgctgggaaaggttgaatctcactggtggatgctgggaaaggttgaatctcactggtggatgctgggaagggttgaatctcactggtggatgctgggaaaggttgaatctcactggtggatgctgggaagggttgaatctcactggtggatgctgggaaaggttgaatctcactggtggatgctgggaaaggttgaaatctcactggtggatgctgggaaag gttgaatctcactggtggatgctgggaagggttgaatctcactggtggatgctgggaaaggttgaatctcactggtggatgctgggaaaggttgaatctcactggtggatgctgggaaaggttgaatctcactggtggatgctgggaagggttgaatctcactggtggatgctgggaaag gttgaatctcactggtggatgctgggaaaggttgaatctcactggtggatgctgggaaag gttgaatctcactggtggatgctgggaaaggttgaatctcactggtggatgctgggaaaggatgaatctcactggtggaaaATATACGTGTTACCCTTGAAAGTCGTgatggaagaaaacgaaagatctTTTGATATAACTAAAGTAATTTTGAGCCCAGACCAAACCAGACAActtgtactctttttttttttcttttcgtactTTGATTCTATTTCTCTGTTTCCATTCTCttatatttcttgttttatttatttatatttattttccttttcttttcatttaacttattttcttctgATCGTTATAGGAAGTTCAGTGCAGAAAATAGCTTGGATCGATAGGCCTTAG
- the LOC127010165 gene encoding uncharacterized protein LOC127010165 isoform X3 produces MYFYSLNLTGGCWERLNLTGGCWEGLNLTGGCWERLNLTGGCWERLNLTGGCWEGLNLTGGCWERLNLTGGCWEGLNLTGGCWERLNLTGGCWERLKSHWWMLGKVESHWWMLGKVESHWWMLGKVESHWWMLGRVESHWWMLGKVESHWWMLGKVESHWWMLGKVESHWWMLGRVESHWWMLGKVESHWWMLGKVESHWWMLGKVESHWWMLGKDESHWWKIYVLPLKVVMEENERSFDITKVILSPDQTRQLVLFFFFFSYFDSISLFPFSYISCFIYLYLFSFSFHLTYFLLIVIGSSVQKIAWIDRP; encoded by the exons ATGTATTTCTATTCCTTAAacctcactggtggatgctgggaaaggttgaatctcactggtggatgctgggaagggttgaatctcactggtggatgctgggaaaggttgaatctcactggtggatgctgggaaaggttgaatctcactggtggatgctgggaagggttgaatctcactggtggatgctgggaaaggttgaatctcactggtggatgctgggaagggttgaatctcactggtggatgctgggaaaggttgaatctcactggtggatgctgggaaaggttgaaatctcactggtggatgctgggaaaggttgaatctcactggtggatgctgggaaaggttgaatctcactggtggatgctgggaaaggttgaatctcactggtggatgctgggaagggttgaatctcactggtggatgctgggaaaggttgaatctcactggtggatgctgggaaaggttgaatctcactggtggatgctgggaaaggttgaatctcactggtggatgctgggaagg gttgaatctcactggtggatgctgggaaaggttgaatctcactggtggatgctgggaaag gttgaatctcactggtggatgctgggaaaggttgaatctcactggtggatgctgggaaaggatgaatctcactggtggaaaATATACGTGTTACCCTTGAAAGTCGTgatggaagaaaacgaaagatctTTTGATATAACTAAAGTAATTTTGAGCCCAGACCAAACCAGACAActtgtactctttttttttttcttttcgtactTTGATTCTATTTCTCTGTTTCCATTCTCttatatttcttgttttatttatttatatttattttccttttcttttcatttaacttattttcttctgATCGTTATAGGAAGTTCAGTGCAGAAAATAGCTTGGATCGATAGGCCTTAG
- the LOC127010165 gene encoding uncharacterized protein LOC127010165 isoform X13, with translation MYFYSLNLTGGCWERLNLTGGCWEGLNLTGGCWERLNLTGGCWERLNLTGGCWEGLNLTGGCWERLNLTGGCWERLKSHWWMLGKVESHWWMLGKVESHWWMLGKVESHWWMLGRVESHWWMLGKVESHWWMLGKVESHWWMLGKVESHWWMLGRVESHWWMLGKVESHWWMLGKVESHWWMLGKVESHWWMLGKVESHWWMLGKDESHWWKIYVLPLKVVMEENERSFDITKVILSPDQTRQLVLFFFFFSYFDSISLFPFSYISCFIYLYLFSFSFHLTYFLLIVIGSSVQKIAWIDRP, from the exons ATGTATTTCTATTCCTTAAacctcactggtggatgctgggaaaggttgaatctcactggtggatgctgggaagggttgaatctcactggtggatgctgggaaaggttgaatctcactggtggatgctgggaaag gttgaatctcactggtggatgctgggaagggttgaatctcactggtggatgctgggaaaggttgaatctcactggtggatgctgggaaaggttgaaatctcactggtggatgctgggaaaggttgaatctcactggtggatgctgggaaaggttgaatctcactggtggatgctgggaaaggttgaatctcactggtggatgctgggaagggttgaatctcactggtggatgctgggaaaggttgaatctcactggtggatgctgggaaaggttgaatctcactggtggatgctgggaaaggttgaatctcactggtggatgctgggaagggttgaatctcactggtggatgctgggaaag gttgaatctcactggtggatgctgggaaaggttgaatctcactggtggatgctgggaaag gttgaatctcactggtggatgctgggaaaggttgaatctcactggtggatgctgggaaaggatgaatctcactggtggaaaATATACGTGTTACCCTTGAAAGTCGTgatggaagaaaacgaaagatctTTTGATATAACTAAAGTAATTTTGAGCCCAGACCAAACCAGACAActtgtactctttttttttttcttttcgtactTTGATTCTATTTCTCTGTTTCCATTCTCttatatttcttgttttatttatttatatttattttccttttcttttcatttaacttattttcttctgATCGTTATAGGAAGTTCAGTGCAGAAAATAGCTTGGATCGATAGGCCTTAG
- the LOC127010165 gene encoding uncharacterized protein LOC127010165 isoform X12 — MYFYSLNLTGGCWERLNLTGGCWEGLNLTGGCWEGLNLTGGCWERLNLTGGCWEGLNLTGGCWERLNLTGGCWERLKSHWWMLGKVESHWWMLGKVESHWWMLGKVESHWWMLGRVESHWWMLGKVESHWWMLGKVESHWWMLGKVESHWWMLGRVESHWWMLGKVESHWWMLGKVESHWWMLGKVESHWWMLGKVESHWWMLGKDESHWWKIYVLPLKVVMEENERSFDITKVILSPDQTRQLVLFFFFFSYFDSISLFPFSYISCFIYLYLFSFSFHLTYFLLIVIGSSVQKIAWIDRP; from the exons ATGTATTTCTATTCCTTAAacctcactggtggatgctgggaaaggttgaatctcactggtggatgctgggaagg gttgaatctcactggtggatgctgggaagggttgaatctcactggtggatgctgggaaaggttgaatctcactggtggatgctgggaagggttgaatctcactggtggatgctgggaaaggttgaatctcactggtggatgctgggaaaggttgaaatctcactggtggatgctgggaaaggttgaatctcactggtggatgctgggaaaggttgaatctcactggtggatgctgggaaaggttgaatctcactggtggatgctgggaagggttgaatctcactggtggatgctgggaaaggttgaatctcactggtggatgctgggaaaggttgaatctcactggtggatgctgggaaaggttgaatctcactggtggatgctgggaagggttgaatctcactggtggatgctgggaaag gttgaatctcactggtggatgctgggaaaggttgaatctcactggtggatgctgggaaag gttgaatctcactggtggatgctgggaaaggttgaatctcactggtggatgctgggaaaggatgaatctcactggtggaaaATATACGTGTTACCCTTGAAAGTCGTgatggaagaaaacgaaagatctTTTGATATAACTAAAGTAATTTTGAGCCCAGACCAAACCAGACAActtgtactctttttttttttcttttcgtactTTGATTCTATTTCTCTGTTTCCATTCTCttatatttcttgttttatttatttatatttattttccttttcttttcatttaacttattttcttctgATCGTTATAGGAAGTTCAGTGCAGAAAATAGCTTGGATCGATAGGCCTTAG
- the LOC127010165 gene encoding uncharacterized protein LOC127010165 isoform X4 — MYFYSLNLTGGCWERLNLTGGCWEGLNLTGGCWERLNLTGGCWEGLNLTGGCWERLNLTGGCWEGLNLTGGCWERLNLTGGCWERLKSHWWMLGKVESHWWMLGKVESHWWMLGKVESHWWMLGRVESHWWMLGKVESHWWMLGKVESHWWMLGKVESHWWMLGRVESHWWMLGKVESHWWMLGKVESHWWMLGKVESHWWMLGKVESHWWMLGKDESHWWKIYVLPLKVVMEENERSFDITKVILSPDQTRQLVLFFFFFSYFDSISLFPFSYISCFIYLYLFSFSFHLTYFLLIVIGSSVQKIAWIDRP; from the exons ATGTATTTCTATTCCTTAAacctcactggtggatgctgggaaaggttgaatctcactggtggatgctgggaagg gttgaatctcactggtggatgctgggaaaggttgaatctcactggtggatgctgggaagggttgaatctcactggtggatgctgggaaaggttgaatctcactggtggatgctgggaagggttgaatctcactggtggatgctgggaaaggttgaatctcactggtggatgctgggaaaggttgaaatctcactggtggatgctgggaaaggttgaatctcactggtggatgctgggaaaggttgaatctcactggtggatgctgggaaaggttgaatctcactggtggatgctgggaagggttgaatctcactggtggatgctgggaaaggttgaatctcactggtggatgctgggaaaggttgaatctcactggtggatgctgggaaaggttgaatctcactggtggatgctgggaagggttgaatctcactggtggatgctgggaaag gttgaatctcactggtggatgctgggaaaggttgaatctcactggtggatgctgggaaag gttgaatctcactggtggatgctgggaaaggttgaatctcactggtggatgctgggaaaggatgaatctcactggtggaaaATATACGTGTTACCCTTGAAAGTCGTgatggaagaaaacgaaagatctTTTGATATAACTAAAGTAATTTTGAGCCCAGACCAAACCAGACAActtgtactctttttttttttcttttcgtactTTGATTCTATTTCTCTGTTTCCATTCTCttatatttcttgttttatttatttatatttattttccttttcttttcatttaacttattttcttctgATCGTTATAGGAAGTTCAGTGCAGAAAATAGCTTGGATCGATAGGCCTTAG
- the LOC127010165 gene encoding uncharacterized protein LOC127010165 isoform X8, which produces MYFYSLNLTGGCWERLNLTGGCWEGLNLTGGCWERLNLTGGCWERLNLTGGCWEGLNLTGGCWERLNLTGGCWEGLNLTGGCWERLNLTGGCWERLKSHWWMLGKVESHWWMLGKVESHWWMLGKVESHWWMLGRVESHWWMLGKVESHWWMLGKVESHWWMLGKVESHWWMLGKVESHWWMLGKVESHWWMLGKVESHWWMLGKDESHWWKIYVLPLKVVMEENERSFDITKVILSPDQTRQLVLFFFFFSYFDSISLFPFSYISCFIYLYLFSFSFHLTYFLLIVIGSSVQKIAWIDRP; this is translated from the exons ATGTATTTCTATTCCTTAAacctcactggtggatgctgggaaaggttgaatctcactggtggatgctgggaagggttgaatctcactggtggatgctgggaaaggttgaatctcactggtggatgctgggaaaggttgaatctcactggtggatgctgggaagggttgaatctcactggtggatgctgggaaaggttgaatctcactggtggatgctgggaagggttgaatctcactggtggatgctgggaaaggttgaatctcactggtggatgctgggaaaggttgaaatctcactggtggatgctgggaaaggttgaatctcactggtggatgctgggaaaggttgaatctcactggtggatgctgggaaaggttgaatctcactggtggatgctgggaagggttgaatctcactggtggatgctgggaaaggttgaatctcactggtggatgctgggaaaggttgaatctcactggtggatgctgggaaag gttgaatctcactggtggatgctgggaaaggttgaatctcactggtggatgctgggaaag gttgaatctcactggtggatgctgggaaaggttgaatctcactggtggatgctgggaaaggatgaatctcactggtggaaaATATACGTGTTACCCTTGAAAGTCGTgatggaagaaaacgaaagatctTTTGATATAACTAAAGTAATTTTGAGCCCAGACCAAACCAGACAActtgtactctttttttttttcttttcgtactTTGATTCTATTTCTCTGTTTCCATTCTCttatatttcttgttttatttatttatatttattttccttttcttttcatttaacttattttcttctgATCGTTATAGGAAGTTCAGTGCAGAAAATAGCTTGGATCGATAGGCCTTAG
- the LOC127010165 gene encoding uncharacterized protein LOC127010165 isoform X5 gives MYFYSLNLTGGCWERLNLTGGCWEGLNLTGGCWERLNLTGGCWERLNLTGGCWEGLNLTGGCWERLNLTGGCWEGLNLTGGCWERLNLTGGCWERLKSHWWMLGKVESHWWMLGKVESHWWMLGKVESHWWMLGRVESHWWMLGKVESHWWMLGKVESHWWMLGRVESHWWMLGKVESHWWMLGKVESHWWMLGKVESHWWMLGKVESHWWMLGKDESHWWKIYVLPLKVVMEENERSFDITKVILSPDQTRQLVLFFFFFSYFDSISLFPFSYISCFIYLYLFSFSFHLTYFLLIVIGSSVQKIAWIDRP, from the exons ATGTATTTCTATTCCTTAAacctcactggtggatgctgggaaaggttgaatctcactggtggatgctgggaagggttgaatctcactggtggatgctgggaaaggttgaatctcactggtggatgctgggaaaggttgaatctcactggtggatgctgggaagggttgaatctcactggtggatgctgggaaaggttgaatctcactggtggatgctgggaagggttgaatctcactggtggatgctgggaaaggttgaatctcactggtggatgctgggaaaggttgaaatctcactggtggatgctgggaaaggttgaatctcactggtggatgctgggaaaggttgaatctcactggtggatgctgggaaaggttgaatctcactggtggatgctgggaagg gttgaatctcactggtggatgctgggaaaggttgaatctcactggtggatgctgggaaaggttgaatctcactggtggatgctgggaagggttgaatctcactggtggatgctgggaaag gttgaatctcactggtggatgctgggaaaggttgaatctcactggtggatgctgggaaag gttgaatctcactggtggatgctgggaaaggttgaatctcactggtggatgctgggaaaggatgaatctcactggtggaaaATATACGTGTTACCCTTGAAAGTCGTgatggaagaaaacgaaagatctTTTGATATAACTAAAGTAATTTTGAGCCCAGACCAAACCAGACAActtgtactctttttttttttcttttcgtactTTGATTCTATTTCTCTGTTTCCATTCTCttatatttcttgttttatttatttatatttattttccttttcttttcatttaacttattttcttctgATCGTTATAGGAAGTTCAGTGCAGAAAATAGCTTGGATCGATAGGCCTTAG